In Lactuca sativa cultivar Salinas chromosome 5, Lsat_Salinas_v11, whole genome shotgun sequence, the DNA window aatgcaATGGCTAATGAAAACATATATctctaataaatataaaaatgaactttttagGTTTTCATAAAGCTAAAAGATATTAACTCCATTGTGCAATGATGCATATGGGTTTTCACATCTGGACTTAATAAAGGTTCACTGGTCCATGTGAGAAAAAAATGACAAAACTGTTCCTGTGGCAGAAACAAATACATAATGAATTACCAACACAAGTACTGAATTAGTCCCTGTGGCAGAGCAAGATCACAAAAATTTGGTCCAAAAACTATTAAAGTACTAAAATCTTTTTTAATcattccaaaaatataaattaaagcaTCAAATTATCCATAAAGAAAGCATTAAAGCACTATAGTCTTCTTAAACTAGCAACACACAAATCATGATCTTTTATGTTCTTTCTTCTTGCTAGTCGATGCATCATCAAAACCTTCACGTGCGGGATTTTTGCAAGTCCGTTGCTGGTGTCCATACATACCACAACGATGACATCTATGTCTTTTCTTGGTGGGCTCATCAGGTGGTTTAATTCTATTCTTTTTGGGTCGTCCAGGCGGTCGTTTTATAATTGGTGGGTATATCTTCTCATTCGTCTCTATATGCACCCATTGATCCTTTCCGGGCATCGGAGCAACTTCTAAAGCATATGCTTCTCGAAATTTACCGACTGTGTAATATGTATCAACATATGTTTCCCAATTAGGCTCCCTTTTGAAAGCAATAAAAGCAGCAGCATGCACACACGGAAGGCCTGTGACCTGCCATCTTCGACAACTACATTTTTTCTCATCTAGTATAACCTCCCAACGTTTTCCCTTGTATTTCACTTCTGCTCGATTGTCACTGCTTCTACAAACTTCAAACTCACCTAAGTTCTACATGATAAAAtgaaacaaaataaatattattagGAAATGTTGCCATTCCTTACAatcttaaataaaacaaaaataaacaatacaTGAAAGTCGTTGAGCTTGCCTTAGAGGTGTGCTGCAGATAGTCCTTTGCTTTTGAAACTAAATTTCCTGTCCATTTTCTCACAATCCTCCTTTTCTTGTCAAACCGTTTCATGAGCTTTTCTCTAATTGCATCAAGGAGATCAAGTACCGGTTTATAACGTATGTCACCTACCCAAGAGTTAAACGTTTCTGAAATATTGTTGGTAATGTAATCACACTTCACAAGTGTGCCAAACTTGCTTCTACTCCATATCTTATTATGGTTCTCATTCAAATATAAAATTGCATCTTCACTTTTACTAGCAATTTCGTTTAACAATCTGTCATGCTTGCTAACAGAGTAGGTCCTTGCAGCACCCCATAGCTTGGTCATGAAATACTCACCTCGAAAATGCTTCTTGAAGTTGTTATATAAATGTCTTATGCATTCTCTATGCTCAGCATTAGGATAAACTTGTGTAATAGCTGCTCCCAACCCTTTTTGCATGTCAGAGGAGATAACAAGACCGTCAGGTGTACCGATTGCTTTTTGTAGTAACTTGAGAAACCAAGTCCATGATTTAGTATTCTCTGACTCAAGAACACCGTATGCTACTGGAAACATGTGACGGTTACCGTCAATACCTGTGGCAGCAGCAAGGACTCCATTAAACTTCCCTTTCAAGTGACAAGCATCAATCCCAATGTAAGGTCGACATCCAGCAAGAAACCCTTTGGAGCATGCTGTTAGTGATATAAAAAAGCGTTGGAAATGTTTCTTGTCACCAATTGTCTGCAAATCGATCTCCACGACACTTCCGGGGTTTCTCTTTTCAAGCTCCTGTTTGAAATCATATACATTTACGTAAGAGTCATCCCAATTGCCATACATATCCTTATAAGCTTGTTCTCTTCCCCTAAAGACTCTCATATATGGCACGTTAACATTGTAGGTTTGCATTAGCCAAGTTTGTAGGTTGGCAGGAGAGACATCACCATCAGATTTCAACTTGTCCGTTACAACATCACTAATCCATCCTTGAGTTGCATGTTTGTTACCACACTTGTTGCTTCGAGTACAAGAATGAGTTTCTACAAATTTCTTAATCTACACAACacataaaaacatataattaCATTAACCAAATAATCGTGTCAACACATGTATTTTTAAATTGCATACTTACTTCAAAAGTAACCCCATCTTGCGTAACAGAAGCATGAATTCTCCACTCACACTTTTTATCTTCACAACATGCCGTAAGTCGTGTCAAATCACTTTTCTCAATGACATACTCAAATTCCTTGATTATTGCATAATGGTTTAATGCTCTTCTAAAAGCAATAACATTGGGAAATTTAGAATTCAGTTTAAAAATTGGACTGCTTCTACTCTGTGCATCAGTTTCACAATCATAATTTAAAAGCTCATATTCGTTATCAGAGCTATGACGACTATGATAACTTTCTTCACTTGGACAATTTGATTCTGAATCATTTTCGTCATCAGATTCATCAATAACCTCATCTTGAATACTAAAAGGATTATATGTTTGCTGTGTAATTTTTTCAGTCGTCGCATAAATTGTGACTTCTTTTTCCTCCTTATACATGCTTAGCATCACCATGAAGTTCTCATCAGAATCAAGTTCAATGAAACATTGCTTTTTTGCATTCTTGTCTACAAAGTTTATCGACAATACAATATCACTGTCTGATGGATAATGTTTTCTCACCTCTTTAACTAGTTGAGTCCGGTTGTATGAGCAAGTGTCTATATAGAGAGACTTTCTAAAGCCAAAACAGTATACTTGCCTACATGAGTTTCTGGCTAATCGAAAGTAGCCTCCATATTTCAGATTAAACTTGTATTTGGATATTACTTGCCTGAGAACAACAGTGAAAAAATCAATTACTAAAATTGAAAAGTAATGTAATGAATCAATTATCTAGTTGGTAAAAACGTACTCAATTATCGGTGAGTGTTCACTGATCTCCCATCTCAGTGTATCAATTTCATCATCCATCGCAGGTAGTCAGATACAACAATCAGTTTACCTGCGATTCTAAGAGGTAGAGGAGAAGATAATCGAAATCAAATGCAGAACCACGATTATTAGAATGCAAAAACTAATCAATCATTTAATTAAACCTAATCGAGAGAAGATGGTTACCCTTTGCGATAAGAAAAGCAACTGCCTTGCCTTGATCGACTGATAGCTGTTCGCGCTAAAGAAGGAATGCAATCACAGCTAACTAAATCGTATTATTCCTGATCAAAATGATTTAATTTCTCTTTAATTTAAGAAAGGGTATTCTGGTCTCATCACATATAAATATGAATTCAGATAAGTTTTTTAATACTAAAATGAGtttcttaataaataaatatgattttggATATATACGTAATTCTTATTGTTTTGGAATGACGTATACGTAATTTTGAAGTTTGTAAGGATATATACGTAATTATCTAAGTTTTGTAAGGACATATATGAAATTTTccctttttgtttttgtactctttttagtttttttagttaATGCATTTGTAAAGGGTATTACGTCTCGTTCCTAAgtttaataaaagaaaagaagaaaaaagaaaagaaagtcatgagagaaaagaagagaaatgaacggaaaataaaattttcttttatattcCCGAGTTGAAGAAAAGTGGAAGGAAAATGTTTCATTTTGTTCTTACTTTctaaatcctcccaaatcggaaggaaagttagaAGGAAAAGTGATCTTCCTATTTCCCTCCACTTCTTTCCACTTTCATcttttaatgaaactcgggaacaccaatgtcttttattttcttctcatttcatTTCTTTTCTCTAGTTGAGTTGAACTCGGGAACGGGATGTTAGGGATCTAATCCGACAAGGAGAAGAGACGTGAGAGAAAATAAAAGTTGGAAGTTTTAATAATAGTGAAATTAGAAAATGAAAGTAAAGAGAACATAGGGGTCATGGGCAGATCCAATGTAGAGCCCGGGGTAGCCCGGGATACCCATCAAAAACTTTTTCGGTAGTGTAATTCTTTTTAGCAAAATTTCGTTTtatatagtgtatatatatatatgtttcccTTCACTTATAAACCCAAACAAACATGTGGTCTGTTGGATAAGGCGTTAACATATTGAAGTAGAGGTTTAAGGATCAAA includes these proteins:
- the LOC111891721 gene encoding uncharacterized protein LOC111891721; this translates as MDDEIDTLRWEISEHSPIIEQVISKYKFNLKYGGYFRLARNSCRQVYCFGFRKSLYIDTCSYNRTQLVKEVRKHYPSDSDIVLSINFVDKNAKKQCFIELDSDENFMVMLSMYKEEKEVTIYATTEKITQQTYNPFSIQDEVIDESDDENDSESNCPSEESYHSRHSSDNEYELLNYDCETDAQSRSSPIFKLNSKFPNVIAFRRALNHYAIIKEFEYVIEKSDLTRLTACCEDKKCEWRIHASVTQDGVTFEIKKFVETHSCTRSNKCGNKHATQGWISDVVTDKLKSDGDVSPANLQTWLMQTYNVNVPYMRVFRGREQAYKDMYGNWDDSYVNVYDFKQELEKRNPGSVVEIDLQTIGDKKHFQRFFISLTACSKGFLAGCRPYIGIDACHLKGKFNGVLAAATGIDGNRHMFPVAYGVLESENTKSWTWFLKLLQKAIGTPDGLVISSDMQKGLGAAITQVYPNAEHRECIRHLYNNFKKHFRGEYFMTKLWGAARTYSVSKHDRLLNEIASKSEDAILYLNENHNKIWSRSKFGTLVKCDYITNNISETFNSWVGDIRYKPVLDLLDAIREKLMKRFDKKRRIVRKWTGNLVSKAKDYLQHTSKNLGEFEVCRSSDNRAEVKYKGKRWEVILDEKKCSCRRWQVTGLPCVHAAAFIAFKREPNWETYVDTYYTVGKFREAYALEVAPMPGKDQWVHIETNEKIYPPIIKRPPGRPKKNRIKPPDEPTKKRHRCHRCGMYGHQQRTCKNPAREGFDDASTSKKKEHKRS